The genomic region atttttttaaaatttaatttaacaaaaaaaatagcctaaattcattctttaataatcccaggctaaaattttagggtagaatggttggagtagaaaagctgtttttgggctaaaagctaaatgtGAGTTAtacaattaattatatattttaataatgtatatttataatttttgtttggAATATACTTCTACTCAAAACGAAAACCACCTAAGATGATGAATATCTTATTGTTCCATGCATAACCCAAACATGAAAATCTTGAACAAAAGCATCTTAGGCAAAAGATCCACGTTGAGGCACTTCTTCGACAGTCCCCATCCACCTCGCCTGCCAGTCCGATTTGAAGAATTCATGGGCCGGCAGGCGAACGACACAGGATAGGCGGGCACTACTAACCAAGCCTAGTTCTTGCCGACAGGCGCTGGTAGCTTCGGGTCGAAATGCCAAAAGGAAAGGACCAGAAACACCGCGACATAGGAACCACGGGACCCCCTACTAGTAAAGGGAAAACAGAAGTGCGCTCCTGCGGGTAGAAGTTGTTCCTAAGAAAGATTCTAGCGTTCTGAATTCCCCCTAGAGAGGGGCCGTATCTAAATATAAACACGAGAAACAAAGACAACGTGTGGCAAATCACAACGGAGATTAAGAGACTGTAAAGATGGCTTTCGAGACCTAATTACTCGAAGAAAACGAAAAAATCTGTTAATCATGGATGGTTTAGAAAAGAAATTAGCCATTGTATTCACAAGAACCTTATAGCTGACTCGAAAAAGTGTACAACTATTACAGTTCCAGTTACACATCAAATCCCTTGCATTAGCATGTCAATCATGCCAGCAGATTCAAATTGAAGGCAATGAACGGAAAGCTGAGCCAGAATCAAACTTCTGTACCCTTGCCAATCTATTCATTCAACCTCCTTCCGTATCGTATCCCGCTTAACATACCATCCCTGCAATCACGACGCACTTGTTCCACCAAAATTGTTTCACTATCAAAAGAATACATCAACGGTGTAAATGTAAGATGTTCCTCGTCTGcaggaaaaatgaaaactacatTCCTCAGTCTAACTAGCAAGGGAAATAAAGCAGACAGCAGTTTTTAGTTGTCCCATTTCTTTTCGTATTGGCGTGTGCTACTAAAATAGCGTAACAGCTGCCTCAAATTCTATAATTACAACGATTCCACTTgaaaatgtggtttaaattattCTGCACAAAATGCAATATGAAAATGTGGTTTCTTTCTTGTGGAATCCCAATGGATTCCCTAAAATTTAAGAGTACCTTTGCTTGAGGGTCACGGTGTGGCTGTAAATTCTGTTTCTCGTTTAATCTTCGTGATCATCTTCTTCACCTTCAGAATCTGTACAGAGAAAATTGATAAAGAAACGAAAAGCAAACATCAGGCAACAGACTAAGACAATGGATAATCGAAAGAGAACCAGATCATAAAAGGAAATTATTGACTGACTTTACGCTGTACCATTGCaaataaaatattgtacaaCGCTAAACTAATTAAATAAAGAGGGATGCAGGTGCAAATACTGTACAACGCTAAACTAATTAAATAAGGAGGGATGCAGGTGCAAATACATTGGTGCCTCGTGATCACATTATGTACATTGTATTTTGACAGAACACGAAAAAAATACGACAATTCACTCACCTGACCGAACATCCTCACTAAGCTGGCCTCTTGCTTGGATTTGTTTAACAAGCATCCGATAAATCAACACCCACCAGAAAATGTGAAGCACAAGTAAGCAGAATAGGAGAGTATTGAACACATAGTAGTATATTGGTCCATCTATAGAGTGTTTCTCCTTGTCCAATGTCAGGATAACTTCGTAGCTGCCAGAAAAAGAAGCAAGCAAACATAATACAATATAGAAAGTTTTAGCGTGCACAGAATCATAGAGACCAGAGCTTCATTTGTAAAACTACTAAGGTCTGTTCTTTCATCAAAAAATTTGAAGATGAAATGTCACTTTAATATAAGTTAGGCATCTAGTTAGACAAACCTTGTACTCCAAAGGACCCAGAATGGATAGTAAATGAGTCGCAGTATGATCCAAGACAATACAAAAAGAATAAATGCAAAGCTAGCAGTCATTTCCGCACCACTGTATTTGGACATCTTCCCTACCTCAAGAAACACATCACTAGCATCATGAAGAGCTAAAACAACTGAACCTACGCGGGCAAACCTGCAAGAAACAGGAGAAAGTGACCGAATGAAATATATCGTAAAACATAgtgaatatatattttatgtttccCTAGATTTTTTAAGCCGAATACCCATAGTGCTTGTATTATGCTATTACTTCAAATAAGGCCTCCTTCATACCTTTTTTAGGTTGTAGTATTCTCGCTTCGTTGGTTTTGTGACTAAAAGAACATGAGAAAGCTACAAACTCATGCCATCAGAACATACCTGAAAATGTAAGACAGCACAATGAGAATGACAGTTGCTACATGATGGCCCATGGACACCCCAAAGTCGGAACGCCTTGTTTCCCAGAAAATCAAAGCAAATATGGAGTATGTGTAAAATCCAGCAGCATACATATAAACCCCCTTCAATTTCAACCTGAAATTCACAAGTAACATTTTATGGACTTTGATAAAGCTCAACTTTTCGTATTAGTCAAACGATGATTGAGCACAATACTGACACTCCCATCACATATGTCTGTCTTAATCTGAACAAACAGAA from Pyrus communis chromosome 4, drPyrComm1.1, whole genome shotgun sequence harbors:
- the LOC137731151 gene encoding ASC1-like protein, which produces MGLAEYLRTIDWEEEAYPAYEDFAILPLFVLCFPTVRFFLDRFVFEKLGRRLIFGKGIQKWDVKTDEQRKKIRKFKESAWKCIYFLSAEFLALSVTYEEPWFTNTKYFWVGPGDQVWPDQKMKLKLKGVYMYAAGFYTYSIFALIFWETRRSDFGVSMGHHVATVILIVLSYIFRFARVGSVVLALHDASDVFLEVGKMSKYSGAEMTASFAFILFVLSWIILRLIYYPFWVLWSTSYEVILTLDKEKHSIDGPIYYYVFNTLLFCLLVLHIFWWVLIYRMLVKQIQARGQLSEDVRSDSEGEEDDHED